A window from Culex pipiens pallens isolate TS chromosome 3, TS_CPP_V2, whole genome shotgun sequence encodes these proteins:
- the LOC120428064 gene encoding laminin subunit gamma-1, with protein MCSSYKKWSYFTLSYTVAFITLAICATQASETTHYLPPLECYDPYGRPQRCIPEFENAVYQVEIEATNTCGEDGDTNFCVQTGYSNRKSCDDCRAGQHSPDYLTDLHDPTNPTWWQSETMFEGIQYPNQVNLTLKLGKSFDITYIRIVFYSPRPESFAIYKRVSPNGPWIPYQYYSATCRDTYGLPDSLSVMKGEDESRALCTSEYSDISPLRDGNIAFSSLEGRPSAINFEHSIELQQWVTATDIRITLDRLNTFGDEVFGDAQVLKSYFYAIADIAVGARCKCNGHASECVTSTNSNGQRGRVCKCQHYTDGPDCEKCLPFYNDSPWGRATSKNVHECKPCNCNGYSTKCFFDRQLYNLTGHGGHCIDCGANRDGPNCERCKENFFMREDGYCINCACDPVGSRSLQCNAEGKCQCKPGVTGDKCDRCENNFYNFGHHGCQPCNCDVRGSLENAPSCDPVNGICSCKENVEGRHCRECRPGYFNLDLENKFGCTPCFCYGHTSECTSAAGYSIVSTTSNFNKHKEKWSAITATGNPVDIKYNAKSQTIGVGAQGYDAIYFLAPDRFLGDQRASYNRLLKFRLQLVGQTRPDVSTFDIILQGANSSISLPIFAQNQPMPDDEFKEFSFRLHEYPEYSWQPSMSARGFMSILSNLTAIKIRAIYSDYGEAFIDDVELQTAHRGAAGRAATWIEQCTCPEGYLGQFCESCAPGYRHNPALGGPFMPCIPCDCNKHAEICDSETGRCICQHNTAGDTCDQCAKGYYGNALGGTPYDCKRCPCPNNGACMQMADESVICLECPVGYFGPRCELCSDGYFGDPTGVHGAIRMCQACDCNGNVDPNAVGNCNRTTGECLKCIHNTAGLHCDQCLPGHFGDPFALPHGNCEECSCYPRGTEQTDKGISICDPNNGNCQCKPNVIGRNCNECKNGYWNIISGNGCENCNCDPTGSYNSSCDTYTGECYCKPGIIGKKCDQCALAHYGFSSEGCKSCDCDPSGSKGSQCDQFGQCPCNDNVEGRRCDRCKENKFDRHQGCLDCPACYNLVQEAANEHRGKLANLNKILQDIQSKPIVIDDNEFVSKLRTVQDKIDILVEDAKSGSGGGEKTLNEMLQDLEKRLEIVRDLLSKADESQESTEVKISRGANNATIANNQIQDARRELEAAIDLLQTDGAAALSKARDISGHLGNQTNQISGISREARQYADQFKKEAEENKKQAEEAHKKASEAHLLAKTTINLQAQIGEEFRTNISNEVQQAKEKLNTVSKLTDQALTKANEVYDESLSLFVAVNSVSPPSINIDHIKKESNKYNKEADKINADLEKTIEDHQALLTDVSENIELANTLLERAESQKFDAINAVKELEDAKELAVKAVAEGDGTLKKANFTYHTLSGFKNQVDESKQKAADALESVPSIKRQIDNAIELIANSEAALRSANHNALEARNNAQSAQKKYAEEASKLADSIKKRANTTKNTARDLRHEADQLNGRLAKTENSLAEREANIRKDFNLTKEAKEKVGQAQLNSNEAKSQVEKAMKEVKAIIDELADLRDIDIKSLNALDDRLTAAEKELEDAKLTHKLHVLNESKNLQTQNIKSYQREIAELENEVANIKMISDSLPENCYKRTRLEP; from the exons ATGTGTTCATCATACAAGAAATGGTCATATTTCACCTTGAGTTATACGGTAGCATTCATAACTTTGGCAATATGTGCAACGCAAGCAAGtgaaacaacccactatttgcCACCACTTGAATGTTACGATCCGTACGGAAGACCGCAA CGTTGTATACCAGAGTTTGAGAATGCCGTGTACCAAGTAGAGATTGAAGCAACCAACACATGCGGTGAAGATGGAGACACTAATTTTTGTGTTCAAACAGGCTATTCCAACAGAAAAAGTTGTGATGATTGTCGGGCTGGACAACATTCTCCGGATTATTTAACTGACTTACATGATCCTACCAATCCAACATGGTGGCAATCCGAAACCATGTTCGAAGGAATCCAATATCCAAATCAAGTGAACTTAACCTTAAAGCTAGGCAAGTCATTCGACATAACTTACATTCGAATTGTGTTTTACTCACCACGTCCGGAATCATTTGCAATTTATAAAAGAGTTTCACCAAATGGGCCATGGATTCCGTATCAATACTACAGTGCAACCTGTCGAGATACTTATGGATTACCAGATTCTCTGTCTGTCATGAAAGGCGAAGACGAATCTCGTGCGCTTTGCACTAGCGAATACAGTGATATTTCGCCACTTCGGGATGGCAATATCGCATTTTCTTCACTTGAAGGTCGACCCAGTGCCATCAATTTTGAACACAGTATTGAATTACAG caaTGGGTAACTGCTACAGATATTCGCATAACATTGGATCGTCTCAACACTTTTGGTGACGAAGTTTTCGGCGATGCACAGGTgttgaaatcatatttttatgCGATAGCAGATATTGCTGTTGGTGCGAGGTGTAAATGTAATGGTCATGCCAGTGAATGTGTAACAAGTACCAATTCTAATGGACAACGAGGACGCGTATGTAAATGTCAACACTATACCGATGGACCGGATTGCGAAAAATGTCTTCCATTCTACAATGATTCACCTTGGGGACGAGCAACATCGAAAAATGTTCACGAGTGCAAGC CCTGTAACTGTAATGGATACTCAACCAAATGTTTCTTTGATCGGCAACTATACAATCTGACTGGTCACGGTGGTCATTGTATTGATTGTGGTGCCAATCGCGATGGACCAAACTGCGAAAGATGTAAGGAAAATTTCTTCATGCGTGAAGATGGCTACTGTATCAACTGTGCTTGTGATCCGGTCGGTTCTCGGTCATTACAATGTAATGCTGAAGGAAAATGTCAATGCAAGCCAGGCGTTACTGGAGACAAGTGTGATCGCTGTGAAaataatttctataattttggTCACCACGGGTGCCAGCCGTGCAATTGTGATGTTCGGGGTTCACTAGAAAACGCGCCATCCTGTGATCCTGTAAACGGTATTTGCTCATGTAAAGAAAATGTTGAAGGTCGTCATTGTCGCGAGTGTAGACCAGGTTACTTTAACTTGGATTTGGAGAATAAATTTGGTTGTACCCCATGCTTTTGTTACGGCCATACCAGTGAATGCACAAGTGCCGCAGGATACTCAATCGTGTCAACAACATCAAATTTCAACAAGCATAAAGAAAAATGGTCTGCCATTACAGCCACTGGAAATCCTGTCGATATAAAGTACAATGCCAAAAGTCAAACAATTGGAGTTGGAGCTCAAGGATATGACGCAATTTACTTTCTTGCACCTGATCGTTTCCTTGGCGATCAACGCGCTTCGTATAACAGATTGCTCAAGTTCCGTTTGCAACTCGTAGGCCAGACTAGACCAGATGTCAGCACTTTTGATATAATTTTGCAAGGAGCCAACAGCAGTATTTCACTGCCAATTTTcgctcaaaatcaaccaatgCCCGATGATGAATTCAAAGAGTTTTCGTTTAGGCTCCACGAATACCCCGAATATTCTTGGCAACCATCTATGTCAGCCAGAGGCTTCATGTCCATTTTAAGTAACCTAACGGCAATCAAAATACGAGCAATCTATTCGGATTACGGTGAAGCATTCATTGACGACGTAGAACTTCAAACAGCGCATCGAGGTGCTGCAGGTCGTGCGGCGACCTGGATCGAACAATGTACATGCCCTGAAGGATATCTTGGCCAATTTTGCGAGTCGTGTGCACCTGGTTATAGACATAATCCAGCGTTAGGGGGGCCGTTTATGCCATGTATTCCCTGTGATTGTAACAAGCATGCCGAAATTTGTGATTCTGAAACAGGAAGATGTATTTGCCAACATAACACAGCCGGTGATACATGCGATCAATGTGCTAAAGGATATTACGGAAATGCGTTAGGAGGAACACCCTACGATTGTAAACGATGTCCTTGTCCTAACAATGGTGCATGTATGCAGATGGCTGACGAGTCGGTTATTTGCCTCGAATGTCCCGTCGGCTATTTTG GACCACGTTGTGAGTTATGCTCAGATGGATATTTTGGAGACCCAACGGGAGTACACGGAGCCATTCGTATGTGCCAAGCTTGTGATTGCAATGGAAACGTTGACCCGAATGCTGTGGGTAATTGTAACCGTACAACTGGAGAATGTTTAAAGTGTATTCACAATACTGCGGGTCTACACTGTGACCAATGCTTGCCCG gTCATTTTGGAGATCCATTTGCACTGCCTCATGGAAACTGTGAAGAATGTAGTTGTTATCCGCGAGGAACTGAGCAAACTGATAAAGGCATTTCAATCTGCGACCCCAACAATG gTAACTGTCAGTGTAAACCAAATGTGATTGGACGAAATTGCAACGAATGTAAAAATGGTTACTGGAATATTATCTCTGGAAATGGATGTGAAAATTGCAATTGTGATCCAACTGGAAGCTACAACTCATCATGTGATACATATACAGGAGAATGTTATTGTAAACCAGGCATTATTGGCAAAAAGTGTGATCAGTGTGCTTTGGCACACTATGGATTTTCATCAGAAGGATGTAAATCTTGTGACTGCGATCCGAGTGGTTCTAAAGGTTCACAATGCGATCAATTCGGACAATGTCCATGCAACGATAACGTCGAAGGAAGACGTTGTGACCGTTGTAAAGAAAACAAGTTTGATCGTCATCAAGGCTGTCTGGATTGTCCTGCTTGTTATAATCTCGTTCAGGAAGCAGCAAATGAACATCGAGGAAAATTGGCAAACTTGAACAAAATATTGCAAGATATTCAGTCTAAACCGATCGTTATCGACGACAATGAATTTGTCTCGAAATTACGAACAGTACAAGACAAAATTGATATCTTGGTTGAAGACGCCAAAAGTGGATCCGGTGGAGGAGAAAAAACATTGAATGAAATGTTACAGGATTTAGAAAAAAGACTAGAAATTGTGCGTGACTTACTCAGCAAAGCTGATGAGTCTCAAGAGTCCACGGAAGTAAAAATTAGTAGAGGAGCAAACAACGCAACAATTGCTAACAATCAAATACAGGATGCTCGCCGCGAATTAGAAGCAGCCATTGATTTGTTACAGACTGACGGAGCAGCTGCGTTGAGTAAAGCACGAGACATTTCTGGGCATTTAggaaatcaaacaaatcaaattagCGGCATATCTAGGGAAGCACGACAATATGCTGACCAATTCAAAAAAGAAGCCGAAGAGAACAAAAAACAAGCTGAAGAAGCACACAAAAAAGCGAGTGAAGCTCATTTATTGGCCAAAACTACAATTAACTTGCAGGCACAAATTGGAGAAGAATTCagaacaaatatttcaaatgaagTTCAACAAGCCAAAGAAAAATTAAACACGGTATCGAAACTGACCGACCAAGCTTTAACAAAGGCAAATGAAGTATATGACGAGTCATTATCTTTATTTGTTGCTGTTAATAGCGTTTCCCCGCCAAGCATCAATATCGATCACATTAAAAAGGAATCGAACAAGTATAACAAAGAAGCAGACAAAATAAATGCAGATTTGgaaaaaacaattgaagatcATCAAGCTTTGCTCACGGATGTAAGTGAAAACATCGAACTTGCCaacacacttttagaaag GGCCGAGTCTCAAAAGTTTGACGCCATAAATGCTGTTAAGGAGTTGGAAGATGCTAAAGAACTGGCAGTTAAAGCAGTTGCCGAAGGCGATGGAACATTGAAAAAAGCTAATTTCACTTACCATACTCTGTCTGGGTTCAAAAATCAAGTAGACGAATCTAAACAAAAAGCAGCAGATGCGTTAGAATCGGTACCTAGCATAAAACGGCAAATCGATAATGCCATTGAGCTTATTGCAAATTCTGAAGCG GCTTTGAGAAGCGCAAACCATAATGCGCTTGAAGCACGTAATAATGCTCAGTCAGCACAAAAGAAGTATGCTGAGGAAGCTTCTAAG cTTGCGGATAGTATCAAGAAAAGagcaaatactaccaaaaatacAGCTCGCGATTTAAGGCATGAAGCTGATCAGTTGAATGGTCGATTAGCCAAAACGGAAAACAGTCTTGCAGAACGAGAGGCAAATATTCGAAAAGATTTTAACTTAACGAAAGAAGCTAAGGAAAAAGTTGGCCAAGCTCAATTGAATTCAAACGAGGCCAAATCTCAAGTAGAAAAGGCTATGAAAGAAGTAAAAGCTATTATAGATGAACTAGCTGATTTGAGAGACATCGACATCAAAAGTTTGAATGCTTTAG aTGATCGTCTGACAGCCGCAGAAAAAGAATTAGAAGATGCCAAACTAACTCATAAGTTACACGTGTTAAATGAATCCAAAAATCTACaaactcaaaatattaaaagctATCAACGGGAGATAGCAGAATTGGAAAATGAGGTAGCAAACATAAAAATGATTTCTGATTCTTTACCAGAAAACTGCTATAAAAGAACTCGTCTTGAGCCATAA